TCCTTATCACGAAGGTTCGGTGCAATTTGAAGGCATAAATTTGAAGTCAATGAACGCCAAACAAGTAGCACGTAATATGTGCATGCTTAGTCAGAAAAACCAAGCGCCGAGTGATATGACTGTTATTGATCTGGTTTCCTATGGTAGGTATCCCCATAAAAAGTGGTTTGAGAAATTAAATAATGATGACATGGAAATCGTCCATTGGGCGCTTGAGAGAACACATATAACAGCCTATAAGGATCGAACGGTCGCTTCTTTGTCAGGCGGTGAATCTCAGCGTGCATGGATAGCTATGGCACTTGCACAACGTCCTAAAGTATTATTGTTAGATGAACCAACAACTTATTTAGATATCTCACATCAGCATGAGGTACTGGAGCTTGTTCGCGAACTTAATCGTGATATGGGCATGACGGTTGTAATGGTGTTACATGATCTCAATCAAGCTTCTTCTTATAGCGATAACATCGTT
This Sporosarcina sp. ANT_H38 DNA region includes the following protein-coding sequences:
- a CDS encoding ABC transporter ATP-binding protein, whose translation is MFTVDSISIRYEQKNAISNFSFAVKQGEVMSIIGPNGSGKSTLLKAVARHIPYHEGSVQFEGINLKSMNAKQVARNMCMLSQKNQAPSDMTVIDLVSYGRYPHKKWFEKLNNDDMEIVHWALERTHITAYKDRTVASLSGGESQRAWIAMALAQRPKVLLLDEPTTYLDISHQHEVLELVRELNRDMGMTVVMVLHDLNQASSYSDNIVVVKAGEKVMSGTPNQVMTPDMIRQVYRMDSEIDYLSTEKKPRIHLLSTAR